In Syntrophorhabdaceae bacterium, the sequence CGGTCCCCGAAAGAAGGGACCGGGTTTCTCTTTTCGAACACCCCATCATTCGGTAATCGCTCCTTATACGCAATTAACCCTATCGCGAAAGCAATCGGCAGTGTGTGACAGACACTTCAATACCCGTTCTTGTAAATCTTTAAAATATCCTGAGATGAGTTTTTCATAGTATTGATAATTTACTTTTCCCGCATTACTTATACTTTAGATAAATGTTATTCACCTCCACTGAATTTCTAATATTCTTACCAATCGTTTTTTTGCTCTATTGGTTTGTCTTTCAGAAGAATCTGAAACTACAGAACTATTTCATTCTTGCCATCAGCTATCTGTTTTATGGGTGGTGGGACTGGAGATGTCTGTTCCTGGTTATATTTTGTTCGGGAATAAACTATCTCGCAGGATTAAAGTTAGCCTCTGATAAAAATATAAAGAGTAGAAAGCTGGTACTCTCACTGTCTTGTGTTTTCAGCATAGGGTTGCTGGGTGTTTTTAAATATTTCAATTTTTTCGTCGACAATTTTATAAGTGCATTTGCTTCAATCGGCATCCATTTGCAGGCGAGAACACTCAACATCGTTCTGCCTGTAGGCATCAGTTTTTATACCTTAAAAGCCTTAGGCTATACAATTGACGTGTATAAGGGGAAATTGGAAGCGACAAAAGACATGATCGCATTTTTCTCCTTCGTAGGGTTTTTTCCGCAACTTTTGGCGGGACCCATTGACCGTGCTACCACTCTTCTGCCTCAATTCTATGTAAAAAGAACATTTGAATACCATAACGCTGTCGAGGGCATGCGCCAAATTCTGTGGGGATTTCTCAAGAAAATTATGATCGCCGATAAATGTGCGATATACGTAAATGAAATTTTTGCGAACCACGAAACATTGCCCGCCGGCACTCTGGTATTAGGTGCGATTTACTTTGCATTCCAGATATATGCCGACTTTTCAGGTTATTCAGATATTGCCATAGGGACATCCCGTTTGTTTGGTTTTACTTCGATGCAAAACTTTAATGTACCTTATTTTTCGCGTGACATTGCCGAATTCTGGCGACGATGGCACATATCGCTTACTACCTGGTTCAGGGACTATTTATACATTCCTTTGGGCGGAAACAGGGGGACCAAATTTCACGTTGTCAGGAACACCTTCATTATTTTTTTGATATGTGGTTTCTGGCACGGGGCGAACTGGACTTTTATCATGTGGGGACTAATCAACGCTCTTTATTTTCTGCCTTTGCTCCTATTGGGGAAAAATAGAAAGAATACAGACACGGTAGCCCACGGCAGAATATTGCCAAACATAAAAGAGCTGTTCCAGATGGGCACGACCTTTGCGCTCGCTGTTTTCGCATGGATATTTTTTAGAGCAGATAGTATCGGTCAGGCATTTTCATATATTGGACATATTTTTTCAAAATCCTTGCTATCTGCCCCTAAAGGCTCAGGCGCCGCACATATTTTGCCCCTGTTGTTAATTATGATCTTGCTGGAATGGTTTCAAAGGGAAGAGCTGTTCGCTACAGCAAAAATAGGGTACACATGGCCGAAACCGGTCAGGTGGAGCTGTTAT encodes:
- a CDS encoding MBOAT family O-acyltransferase encodes the protein MLFTSTEFLIFLPIVFLLYWFVFQKNLKLQNYFILAISYLFYGWWDWRCLFLVIFCSGINYLAGLKLASDKNIKSRKLVLSLSCVFSIGLLGVFKYFNFFVDNFISAFASIGIHLQARTLNIVLPVGISFYTLKALGYTIDVYKGKLEATKDMIAFFSFVGFFPQLLAGPIDRATTLLPQFYVKRTFEYHNAVEGMRQILWGFLKKIMIADKCAIYVNEIFANHETLPAGTLVLGAIYFAFQIYADFSGYSDIAIGTSRLFGFTSMQNFNVPYFSRDIAEFWRRWHISLTTWFRDYLYIPLGGNRGTKFHVVRNTFIIFLICGFWHGANWTFIMWGLINALYFLPLLLLGKNRKNTDTVAHGRILPNIKELFQMGTTFALAVFAWIFFRADSIGQAFSYIGHIFSKSLLSAPKGSGAAHILPLLLIMILLEWFQREELFATAKIGYTWPKPVRWSCYAFIIFLIGMYMQTTETPFIYFQF